TTTTCTAACCTTTCGGAAATCATAGATTTCCGATGCATACGAAAAATTTCATTTTTCGTTGTTACGAAACTGAAGTTTCGTAAACATCAAACGCTTTGCGTTTAAATGTCCCAAAAAATTCATAGAATTTTTTGAGGATTTTGACAGATTTTAGAGGTTTACAAAATCTATGATTTTGTAACATTCGAAAGCAGAGCCAACAAAAACTATGTTTTTGTAGCGTCAAAATCGAAGATTTTGACAGCTTTCGATGCCCCGAATACTTTGTATTCGAGGGTCTTAAAAATTCGTAGAATTTTTAAAGGTTGAGAAAAATGTTGTCAAAATTTTCAATTTTGACACGCAAAATTCACTGAATTTTGCATGCTTCGCATTTTTCGAACCACTAAAATCAAAGATTTTAGAGGTCATCAATAACAATAACAGTTTTTTCGTGGGTTAGCTGGTTCATGATATCGTTTAGTAGATCTAATCTTGCAGGAAGTCTTCTTGAATCTTCTCTCATGACCCTAATTTTGTATTTTTCTTCTCCATCAGTTCCATAGACTATGTTAATTCCCGAGATCCTTGCAGGGGCTAAAATATCCTTTGCCACTTCTTTAAAGTCAGAGCCTTCTCCTATAACTCTTACTTTCTTCCCTATTTTCTTTGATATTGCTCTTACTATTTTTCCACTTTTGCCTATGATTTTACCAACTTGGTCTTTCTCTGTTACTATTATAACAACATCTCCTATTTCAATAGTCTTTTTAAAGCCTATTGTGCCTTCTCCAAGTTTGTAAAGTAATTTTGCAATGTCTAAATCCAGCTGGGTTATTTCACCACTTTTTAACTTGTTTTCACACCCCTGACATAACATTCCACTTTTTAAGCAGACATCGCATATTGGCAATACCATTTTCTATTCCTCCTTCTGTTTCTTTGAAAACCAATTTGATTTTCATGCCTCAAAAACCTATTTTTGAGGGTTGGCGAATTCTGATTCGCCGCAGTAAAACCTTGTTGATTTTACTGGAATTGATAACTTTAAAAAATTATATATATTACAGATTTAACCTTAATAGGTCTATTGACCTTTTATTTAGCAAATAACATATACTACCAGTGTATTTTTTAATATTGCTCCCTTTAATTTCCTAAAATTTATTATATGGTTATATCACTCTTTGGTATAACTGTTATATTTTTCATTTTAGGGTGCAACTAAAATAAAAAGCAGTTTTTATGGTAGCCCTTAGGTTTTTCTCTCTGTCAAATATAATACCAGAAATATATTGTATTCTATTCATTAATATATATTGTACATCTATATAAAGACCTGATTTAAAACCCTTTCTCTTTGTACATAATCGCTGTATTAAATATGATTTTAAATAATTCATTTAATAACACTCAAAAAGGATATGCTAAAAATAAGAGTAATTGGATGGCTTTATTTAACTGGATGGCTTGAAATAGAAAAAATGTAATGGAAATTCGAAAGCATATTTGAGAAATGTCCACTTAATAAAATAATTACTGGATTTTAAAACTATTTAATATTATGTTGAAGTACTGATCTTGACTTTGTAAATCTATTCCTTTGGTAAAGAATCCCAGTATATAAAAAATACCATTTTGTTCGAGATATATTACTTTTAATTGTATTTTATTGTACTTTGGGTCATTTCCTGTGTATACAGCTTCTGTAGCATTTATACCACTTACAGTAACATTTGAAGTATTTGTAAGTGCTATATTGGCGCCAGAATTTGTAAAACTTTGGATAAAACTATCTTTTCTCTGTTCTAATGTTTCAGATCCATCATTTTGCACTTTAAATATGGTAAAAGCCGCGATCTGTGTGCTTTGAGGATTATTCGCTGAAGTAGGGTCCTGAATTACAATCTGTGTATTGGTTGCATTGATTTCATCAGTTGTAATGTTCCATGAAGAAGGATATTGGAGTGATATTCCTCCAGCTGAGTAGATTTTTGTGGGTATTTCAGTTGTTTGGTTAACTGATTGGTTGGCCTGTTGAATCTGCTCATTACTTCCAGTTGATACATGGGTTACTAAAAGTACCAGAAGCGCTATAAGAATTGCAAGACTAATTGCAAATGCTTCTTCCTTATATGGACCCTTAAATGGGTTACGGCTTTTATTTTTATACCTTTGTTGTGAGCCGCTTAGTAAATTATTACTTTTATCTTTACCCTTTCTCAATGGACCGTTCATCGACTACCTCATTTGTTCTATGTAGTATCATCTAAAAAACAGACTAATATAGTTTTTCTTTTCAAAGAGGAGGTAATATGCCTAAAAATAAGGATAAATCATTAAAAAATGGATAATTATAGTTTAAAATCAAATTAAATCATTGTACTTTAAAACTATTAATTATTATATCAAAATTTTCCTCTTCATCACTT
The DNA window shown above is from Methanobacterium veterum and carries:
- a CDS encoding transcription elongation factor NusA, which codes for MVLPICDVCLKSGMLCQGCENKLKSGEITQLDLDIAKLLYKLGEGTIGFKKTIEIGDVVIIVTEKDQVGKIIGKSGKIVRAISKKIGKKVRVIGEGSDFKEVAKDILAPARISGINIVYGTDGEEKYKIRVMREDSRRLPARLDLLNDIMNQLTHEKTVIVIDDL
- a CDS encoding PsbP-related protein, with product MNGPLRKGKDKSNNLLSGSQQRYKNKSRNPFKGPYKEEAFAISLAILIALLVLLVTHVSTGSNEQIQQANQSVNQTTEIPTKIYSAGGISLQYPSSWNITTDEINATNTQIVIQDPTSANNPQSTQIAAFTIFKVQNDGSETLEQRKDSFIQSFTNSGANIALTNTSNVTVSGINATEAVYTGNDPKYNKIQLKVIYLEQNGIFYILGFFTKGIDLQSQDQYFNIILNSFKIQ